TTGTTACATGTTAATGACTGTAATCGAAGCAGAAATTATACAAGAAATAATTTTAGGTATGTCCTATGCTACACTTATGTCCTTCTCAAAGACTAATGCAACTTTGGGAAAGCGTTCCAACCAAATATATGCTCGAATCAAAAGAGGAAAAGCCTAGTTGTCCACTATGTTTGCTTGCAGTAACACAAGTTTATgatgttattaaaaataataagacAGAGGTTATAGCAATAGtttaattattttgttgatAACATATTCGAACATATAATATCATTAAAAATGCATAATTATCCTTTCAGGCTAACATACAAGCTGAGCTAGATAAATTGTGTACTCATTTACCGCGTAGTTTGAAAGATCAATGCATAAATTTAGTGGACGATTACAGTAAGCAGATAATAGAACTGTTACTTGCAGACTTGAAACCTAGCGAAGTATGTGCTTTCCTTAAATTATGCGATGCTACGCAAAATCCTGGTCCGAGCAAAATATTTAATACCAAAGCTGACGAAGAAATATGTAGGCCATTTCAATGATTACATATTTATTATTCCTCAAAGAATTCCCCTTAATAAATGTATAAGTTACTGTAATTGTTTACTTTATTTCAGTGACTAATGAAATACCTAACTCCATAGAACATGTTAAGGAATCGAGAGTTAATCCGAAGTTCCTTGATGATGTTTGCGAATGGGCTGTAGAAGCAGTACTGAAACGAGTGGGTACTGATAAGAACAAGCAAAGAGTGGAAAACGAAGTACACCATGTATGTGGTCATCTGTCCAAAGGTGTTTCTCGTGAATGTAACAAGTTGGTTAACAAATACGGTGATAGATTGATCGATTTCATATTGGAAGATTTTGGTCCTTCAGCAGCTTGCGCTGCAGTCGGTCTTCGCAGTCTTCCCGAGGCTTTAGTGGCATCAGATCAAGGTATTTCAAAGAGTTGGGTTTAGTAATGCCCTCTGTGTATAATATCAGTGTTTCTGTCCATAATTATGCAGATGTTTTTGTAGAAAAGTCCGAGGAATCCAGAATAAGTTTAAATCCTTTGGAAGATGTTTGTGAAGAAGCCTTAAAATTGGTACTTAAACGAGTAGGTACTAGTAAGAACAAGCAAAGAATAGAAAATGAAGTACACCATGTATGTGGTCACCTGCCCAAAGGTGTTTCTCGTGCATGTAACAACTTGGTTAACAAATACGGTGATAGATTGATCGATTTCATATTGGAAGATTTTGGTCCTTCAGCAGCTTGCGCTGCAGTCGGTCTTCGCAGTCTTCCCGAGGCTTTAGTGGCATCAGATCAAGGTATTTCAAAGAGTTGGGTTTAGTAATGCCCTCTGTGTATAATATCAGTGTTTCTGTCCATAATTATGCAGATGTTTTTGTAGAAAAGTCCGAGGAATCCAGAATAAGTTTAAATCCTTTGGAAGATGTTTGTGAAGAAGCCTTAAAATTGGTACTTAAACGAGTAGGTACTAGTAAGAACAAGCAAAGAATAGAAAATGAAGTACACCATGTATGTGGTCACCTGCCCAAAGGTGTTTCTCGTGAATGTAACAAATTGGTTAACAAATACGGTGATAGATTGATCGATTTCGTATTGCAAGATGTTGCGCCTGCTACAGCTTGCCTTATAGTAGGCCTTCGCGACCTTCCAGAGGATTCAGTGCCACTAGAACAAGGTATTTCAAAGAATTAGAAGACATGTTTATGATTtacattttgtactttattccttTTCGTCTTTACGTAGCATCTGAAACGGAGTGTTCCTTGTGTGAATATGCGCTACATTATGTACAAGTTGTTGCGCCAGACCATATTACGAaggtatgaatattatggcgctTATTTTAAGGAATAAGAAAAACATAATATTACATACTGCTTtatcagcataaaatataattttatttaattcacaGGACGAAGCTACAAAAGCAATAGGGAATGTTTGTAGCAAATTACCAGAATCTATGGGAGATATATGTTCAGAATTTGTGGCAAGGCATGGTAACGCTATTGCAAGCAAATTAGTCCAAGCAATTAAACCAAATCAAGTAAGTATATTTACGATATTTTATGTAATAATCAcatcaataaaaatagaactgaTGATAAGAATAATTTTAGGTATGTCCGGTATTGCGTTTATGTCCTTCTAAAGGGTTGGTGGAAGTTGAAGAAACTGTACCAAAAGCACATAGGCCTGAAACAAGAATCGACAAGCCTAGTTGTCCATTTTGTAAGATGGCTGTAAAAAAActttataatattattaataacgaCAAAACAGAGGTTatatcaacaattcaatcaGTACTTTATCAGCAACATGTTTAaacatgtaatgtatattaaaaaatatataattcttTACAGAAGAACATAGAAGCTAAGCTAGATAAACTTTGCAACTATTTACCAAACAGTATGACAGATCAATGCAAAGACTTAGTGAAAGGTTACAGCAAAGAGATCATAGATCTGGTACTCGCGGATTTGACACCTGACGAAGTATGCACTTACCTCGAATTCTGTGACGCAAAACAAAATCTTATACAGACAAGCATATCCAGCCTCAATCAAGTTGATGAACTTTGTAAGCTATCCAAGTTGTCAAACATTCGTAATTCTTATAATAATACAGCCTGATGAATTTATACATTACTGTAATGACATATATTTTATTTCAGTCACTAATGAAGTGCTTGGTTCCGTGGAAAGTGTCGAAAAATTGAGAGTTAATCCAAAGTTTCTTGATGATGTCTGCGAATGGGCTGTAGAAGCAGTACTGAAACGAGTGGGTACTGATAAGAACAAGCAAAGAGTGGAAAACGAAGTACACCATGTATGTGGTCATCTGTCCAAAGGTGTTTCTCGTGAATGTAACAAGTTGGTTAACAAATACGGTGATAGATTGATCGATTTCATATTGGAAGATTTTGGCCCTTCAGCAGCTTGCGCTGCAGTCGGTCTTCGTAGTCTTCCCGAGGATTTAGTGGCATCATATCCAGGTATTTCAAAGAATTAAGTTTATTAATATCCTCTGTATATAATATCAGTACTCCCGTGCATAACTATGGAGAAGTTTTTGCAGGAAATAGCGAAAAATCGAGATTAGGTTTAAATTTTTTGGAAGATGTTTGTGAAGAGGTCGTAAAGGTAGTAGACAAACAAGTGGGTACTAACAGGAATAAGCAAAGAGTAGAAAACGCAGTAAATGGCGTGTGTAACGATGTTCCCGAGTTACTTTTTGGAGACTGTAACAAGTTGGTTAATGAATATGGCGACAAACTTATCAACTCAATTTTGAGTTCTACTATTCCATCAATAGCTTGTTCTGCAATAGGTCTTTTCGACTTTCCCGAAGATTTAATTCCAGCGTATAAAGGTGATATTTTTGACAATGACGCTTTTCAATATTTAGCGTATCGATAGTGATAACAGATTTATATTCCATGTCGTTTTATATCCTTTAGCTTCGGCAACAGAGTGTGCTGTTTGCAAATCtcttatatcagccatagaagaACTTTTGGCTGACGAACATGTTGATAACGGTATTAAACATGTAGTGGCTAAAGCATGTAAATATGTGCCAGGGAAGTATGGAAAGAAGGTATGTTAATTTGTCGTTAATATTGTATAAATTGGATTTTTTTGTTATTTGCAATAGGTCTATAATGTGATTTTATTTTTAGTGTGTGTCATTAGTTAATTCATATGGACAGAGTATAATAAACCTTATAGAAGCACACAATGATACCAAAAAAATATGCAGTCGTATTAGTCTTTGCACAGCGAGAGATTATTCAATGGTTTCTTTGGAAAATTCACGAAGGAAACGATCGTATGAAAAGGATCCAACAAAACGCTGTACATGGGGGCCTGCATATTGGTGCTCCACGAATGCAACGGCGGTTGAATGCAAAGTAAATGAACATAATTTATGATCATTATATTTACATCATCTATTATGTATGTGTTAATTAATAAACTTTCCTTGTTTTTTCAAGGCTGTCGAGCATTGCAGGGAGAACGTGTGGAGAGCCGATTTTGCCCCACCTAAAAATAATGCTTAATTTCAGTACTgtatgttaaaaaaaaaaaataaattgaataatcttTTAGAATTACTGTTCGGCTGTACGTTTCTACATCTTAAAGTGTTTAATGGTAAGATTCTTATGTATATGTtatatgaatgatattaaaaaattattgtttCTCTGTACTTTAAGAAAACACGATTACCCgttttttatgtaaaaatatgATACCTAAATGATATTTAACGGAAAGTCATACAGAAAGTACATGTAAAATTAATTCtatacttcaatttttttacACTATTACAGAAGCATCAATTGGTAGTTATAAGTTCATATTGTGTACTGTTACTGTATGAATTCTGAAATATACAATTGTATTAAAAaagtttatatatattttttggtaATTATGGACATATTTCTTTATATATTTAACTTTATTGGATTAATTACCGTCTGTGATAATAAAATGTTATTTAGTAAAGTcccattttttattgttttccttAGTTTTCCTTATCTTTTACTAAAGGAGTGTTAACATATTTTTCTTACTATTAATTCCGGAGAATAtaattacaatataatataattagtaTATTATAGAAGACCATTACAAATAGATTCCATACttagttaaataaaaaatacagaaatCCTTTTTGTATTCAAGAATTATTGTACAATAGATCCATTAGCTGAATTCTAAAGAGttactttttatttctattCGTCGGATTTTacgatatttattttaattcgtcgaaaaatataaatactgtATTCTTAATGATTTCttcaattaatttattaaaacatAAGATCTAAGTACACTATTTTATTATGCATGGCTTAAGTAACATAAAAacgaattaaaaaaattatttgaagtgTATCACTGAAGCATTTAAATACTTTAATAATTacttaataattatactaataaacTTAATATGTTAGAGTATATTACAAACAATATCTCTGTAAGAATACTGCATTATTGATTGTGCCGGTAATTATGTAACTGATCaaagtaaaaaatttaataaagttGAAATTATCATTTATTTACTGTTACATTGATCTacgctacaatataagtaaaaagttcaaacttttaaaatgttttatttagaccactttcatatcgATACAATTATATATTTGAATAGATGTTATTTCCCGCCATTATTATTTAAGACGGACGCCATACTTAAGAATTCGAATTCCGCGCCTGGTCATTCCTTCCCTGGACGCGCTGGAGGACAGACGTATCTCTTGTCGTAATAAACgagtttaaaataattaatagcGGTTCCTGACGACTTTCAGAGgtatatttctttaattttaacATACTACTACACATTTAATGAAAAATCTACTTCAATTTCGATAATTTTAACATATAATACTAGTTTGAAAAATTTCTTCTCGTCATTCTATAGTTACACTATTACTTGACGATATATTTCAGCTAATAGTTTCTTTTATCTTCgtaaatttatatatatttaatgaTTTTCGAATGCTATTTCTGTTTTTACGTAATTTGTGATAAAATATTGACGATATACTGTCTCTTATatgatatactttatatactctaattattacatttttatagTTTCAAAGTCGAAATTCATGTAGTATTGTGTGTATTTTACTGATTTTAgttatattttatgtattttttaatagGTGAATAATAGAAAATTGCACATTTTGCTTCGTGAAGGTGACCGTAGTTCTATAAGTGCTCTGAGAATCTCTCGCACTTATTTTACTATTTCGTATAATGGCTGACGCGTGTCGCTACAATCGTCACCTGAGGATTTCTCACGATTACTATTCTTTCGATTCTCGAAGCTGCGCGCGCAGCTCACTTTGAACGGAATGGCGCTGGAGAGCAGAGCTCATCGTAAAGGTAagttttttactattttctctAATAATATTGCAGAATTTGTTGATTTTTCATGTCTTTTCGAAGAATATAAAGAATTATCGTGTTAATATGTAGGGAAATTCTATATATACTTTCatatattatcaaattttcaagttgcaTGAGACAGTGCTGTCTGACTTTCAAACGATAGAAACTTAGATGTTTAGAATccgaaaaatattgaaaaactaCTATAAAATAGatcataagtataccagtttcTTCTTCTAGAGACAGTTTTATGATTTTATTGTCTCTGTTTATACTTGGCTTCATCGAAAGCTCTTCTtctaaaacattgaaaatatgAATAGTGGTTAGTATGCTTTTCAATTTTCAGAGCAATAAAATTTACAATAGTGGTTGAGGTTCTTTCCCACTCAATGACGAATTTTGTCATGTATTCGGTGGACGTCGGAGAGATAAGAGATCTTGATACCTTCATGAATATTAGCGTAAGTATATTGTATCTATTGTCATTTAATTACATTTAATTAACGTTAGTGCTCAGAcgtactattactattatttttatCTAATATTAGTACATTATTCATAATTGTATTCTGATCTTTACTTCTTGAttgataaatttgattatttgttAAATTAAATTAGAATCCTTTGCAGTATAATATAGATTCACGTAACacatttataattatataaatatataaagttcaaatttttattttctttcagtTACAGATTTCTTAAGGAACTCCATTTACTGGTATTTAGAGACTGAGGCGTGTTTCTGGGTTGATGAGTTCGGGCATCGAAACTTGAAGAATAATGTAAGCATTTATTTTAtgttacattttattttaattttaaataaaatagaattaaaaagttTGAGTACAAATATTCTAATGCTTCTTATTTCCATTATTTCAGACCCAGCAGGCACCCCCTGGGTAATTCGTCGAGCTGCCTTCATCCCGTGGGTGTTAAGGTAACGCATGTTTATGGTTCCTCCGGTTACTCAACCATGTCGTAGGACGCAAAGGTCCTAAGCGACACGAGTTactggttgtatttttttattgtttgACGAGCATAGTGACCACGAGTACAGATTATACTCGTGAGTAATAACTTTTTTCTGTATATTTCTTATAATTAACTCAGGTTAGGCCTTTCTTGTACTTCgcgttttttaataaaattaatcttCTATTTGATTAATTTCTATTACAAGTTTGTTTTGGATACATGGATATCCATGATAGAAAAGACATTAAGATAAATGTTAATAAATCATGATACAATTTACTATAATGTGTTAATTATGATataataagaattatttattatttatgaagtatttaatgtttttaaagaaatattaaaatattcttctCGTTAAAGATTCGCGGTTTCGAAAGGAAATGTATTTCATTCTATGTACAAGAAGGCATTTCGTAATGAGCAGATTTCGTTGTCAAGTAATAAGCATGATCAactattttctctttttttttgtagAAACTTTACTTTGACAACGAGATTGCTTGATGGTGTTAGacaattgaaattatttaagtaaTGTTTTTAATTGAAAAAGTAAACTCTTCTTTATTTATAGAAAAAATTTCGAATAGAGTTATATGCACATTGAATGCAATAAAGACTATACGTTATTGTTTTTTGCTAGATTCTATAAAAATTAGTCATTTTCTTGCAAATAATATGCTAGCAATTTTATTTTAGTAAAGTTACTTCTGttgaaaagaaaaattgaaagatTAGATTCTTTAGATTCACTAATCTCTTTTTTAGCTCAGGATTTTCAGGTACCAATCCCGTACCTGTCACTTTCCACCCATTCACGTGCCCAGGTGCTACTTGGATGGGTGAAAGCGATGGGGCACGATGATCTAGCTATAAGAATTTAACAACAATATTTAGCGACTGGCACTGCTTAGTGTATCGTGCTCGACGTATTTCCACTTGTGTGTGTGTGGTTAGGCTGTGGAATTGCGTCGATTTTTTGTAAAAGTAGTATTCACATATAACATATTCCATTATTATCCATGATGATACTTTAAGTACTTTATGGAATATGTGCAAATATAAAACAACAATAATAGACACAAAATGTGTATTAGTAATCATTACACTTTACTAAAACAATTTTTGTCAATTCTCCAAGTTTATACTCATTCGCAATGGTCACTAGCCTTTGCCAGTCGATTTCAGGAAAATGGTACGTACTCTAGAGTGTGCCTGTTGTGTGCCAAGCTCGGGTGACGGAGGCGTCCCGGGACGTCCTCTCTAGTTTAGGCCCCTGCACCCGGGTGTCATGTGTGAGAATCGTGGAGTGAAAGGGACGTGGGTGGGGGGCGGAGGGGGGTCGCGACTGGTGTGATTGTGTGACTGTCTTTTTGCCATTTCTTAAATATAGGACTATGGAATCAATTAGATAGGCAGGTAGTTTACCTTCTGGTGTGAATGTTAGATATAAGTAGGTAGGGCTGGGGCAAGTCATCACAGTCTCTCTGATCGGGTAGGCGCGTTCTCGCGTGATGACTTGTTTCCGGGGTAATCCATTTGAAGAGTTAAGAGTGAAGCTGGCGCGATAGGAGTATGCCATCGCCTCAGTTCTACTTCTTGCTGTTCAAATTCAGCGACATTGCACTAGGGTCGCTGAGCCGCGGTCGGAAGGATAGGTTCGAACGTTGTGCCCAAGACTCTGCACGCGTACACGAACAGAGATTTCTTGGGAGTTCTCAACTTCCATGCAATCGTTGGTCGTGTTCTCGTGTTCTACCCGAGCTAGGGAATTTTAGTTGGTTCTCTATGAATCGGGGAATCTTGAGCACCTAGACATAAGTTTCAGGTGGGTGGACTGCCCGAAGAAAGAAGCTGAAGAGTCCTTGCAAGAATGGGAAACTACTAATGGCTCGTCATCCTTGGATGAGGAGTTAGTTTTGTTATTACTTTGTCACTATGCTCGTTTTAGTTTTGTAGTAgtagtaataattttattagATCAGCCAAATGCTGGTGTAATCATCAGCTTAGTCAGCGATATTGGGCAAATTGCGATTTAAATTAGAGTTTCGACAATCTTGATTGGTTTAAGATAACCGTATTTTTGACACAGTTATTTTGCATTATTCTTGCAATTATCTCATTGATAAatcacttttttttaaatttatagtaTGGCTTTCTTTGATATTTCTTGTATTAGAGTTGCGAGATTGATTAGTCGGGTTTTTGGAAAAATCTTTTCAAATGTTTATTTCTTTTCTCCCATTAATTCattcattttattaaatttatgatTGCGGTATGTACAGATTGATTGCATTTTTATACCGTGTTCCAAATTAAGACAGTGCCCAGTATTAAAGACTAATGTCAGAAAACCACCAAGCAGCTGACAATTGCATGATGGTTTTCTACAGTTTTCAAAATATAATGCATGTTTTGGATTATTTGATGTGTATTATGTCGTATACAACACTTTAAAATTTTTCTTTATATTCGTTGAATTAACATGGTGACCATTTGGTAACATTTTTATTCAATGAAGTATGAAGACATATTGTGCAtgataaaattattttcaacttgtttttgtttttgaatttttattgtgtttttgatAAATTATATGATGTTGTAAAGGAAATATATACTCATATAATTTGTCTTTgaaaaataaatgtattttgCTATGTTTTATTTCCTAGCGCCAAGCATGGCTGCTTTTTTAGCGCCCTTATCTGGCTGCTTTTTTAGCGCCCTTATTTGGCTGCTATAtgtattttttccatcatattcaatgattatttttaattgaaaatattattaaaatgtgAACTAATATTGAAAGCTGATTTATTTTTCAGAATATTTTTCAAACTGAATTTTGTTATTTACAACATTATTTATCCTGATCGAAGTGAATGCTTTAAAGAGATTAGTTATCACTGTTCAAAATCGCttataaatttttttttatagcAATGTTTATATTGAAACTTATAAACGAATTGCTATTAATATATTACATTTGTTTCTGAGATTTCTTTATGGTAAAAAAAGtttgttcacatttgttgctttATTTCATGACATGATACAAATTTGTGTTAAGATTATACAGATTTTGTCACTTTGTTCTACTTGTATTTAGCTGATTACTTTTAAAAGTACTATTTATTAATAACCTGATTGACAATTACTTGAAAGGAATCAATAGTTAATTTAACatgagaaatagtaaaattatatGAATAAAATTATAACGAATACAGAGCCAATCAAATTTCTgaatataaaaattgaactgagcaagaactttttaaaaaattctttactGTTTTAATGAAGTGATATTATTGTCTATTTTCAATATAATTGAAGTTATTGAAATACAATTTTAGTTGAGCACTTGCAATTCCAAAGTTTCAGTATCAAATAGTACACATGTATTTTCTTAacagaaattttaattaaaaaatacctAGAACATGCATGTAAAAATGTATCATTACAAATGTATCGTGTATAAATATTTTCATGAAATCTTTTTAGTCTTCATTTCGATCAGGAAATGCAGATTTTTGAGTAACATATTTGTGTGTACCTATAATTGGTTTTCCTTGAGGAATCATTTATATTGATTGTATCTGTTATTAATCAATGTAATAAGTTTCTATTCCAGAATTTTTCTAGCAGAAGATAGGCTTATAATAACCAGCAAACTAAAATTTTGGAAGAATATAGGAGAATGATCGATTAACTTGAGATTGAAATGGAACATGCATTTAAAGGAAACTATTACAAGATTTTATATCAAAAAGCTATACTTCTTTTTGATattgaaaatgaaagaaaattgaggatgtctGGATTATGGAATAAAGGTGAGGATGACGAAAAATATTGGTAAATTACTAGACtattagaaatgcacattattaTAAACCTGTTTTCGTATACCTTCTTTGTATTTGTAT
The Calliopsis andreniformis isolate RMS-2024a chromosome 8, iyCalAndr_principal, whole genome shotgun sequence DNA segment above includes these coding regions:
- the Sap-r gene encoding prosaposin isoform X1, giving the protein MRALIVLCAILAVSTAQVVVNDVVPSPILGRNRCTWGPSFWCANIQNSAKCNTTKACINISWKNMQVPEDNDSVCKVCKDMVQQARDQLRSNETEQDLKNVFEGSCKLIHVQPIVKECITIVDQYIPELVETVASQMNPSVVCTVAGLCNSAHIDKLLAENGQSTSKNYELKAVSLAKDELEPDECSKCFTVATHMEIKFNATPRNELLQQLLNLCSDLGTFSDACAAVTLTYFDTIQGHLKENFKAKNICHLSGQCSGKFHVHEDADTGLNVQIEPLSTVGVVDMNDDLPCKLCEQLVGHLRDLLVANTTETEFEQVLDGLCKQTKSFVNECTSIVDEYYPQIYEYLTKGLNGNAVCKMAGLCPAPGKRLQDQQIRPLLPSNIAETGMRLFQEAKKNLENEKHKDSSQSEVEAMQLPIERLVPFPLSEDGIGVRGKESCALCEYVLHYIQDAVTNPTAEDKVKQVLEKVCKKLPESIEGECSEFIDSYGDAIIALLVQEIDPSQVCPMLHLCPSQRLMQLWESVPTKYMLESKEEKPSCPLCLLAVTQVYDVIKNNKTEANIQAELDKLCTHLPRSLKDQCINLVDDYSKQIIELLLADLKPSEVCAFLKLCDATQNPGPSKIFNTKADEEILTNEIPNSIEHVKESRVNPKFLDDVCEWAVEAVLKRVGTDKNKQRVENEVHHVCGHLSKGVSRECNKLVNKYGDRLIDFILEDFGPSAACAAVGLRSLPEALVASDQEKSEESRISLNPLEDVCEEALKLVLKRVGTSKNKQRIENEVHHVCGHLPKGVSRACNNLVNKYGDRLIDFILEDFGPSAACAAVGLRSLPEALVASDQEKSEESRISLNPLEDVCEEALKLVLKRVGTSKNKQRIENEVHHVCGHLPKGVSRECNKLVNKYGDRLIDFVLQDVAPATACLIVGLRDLPEDSVPLEQASETECSLCEYALHYVQVVAPDHITKDEATKAIGNVCSKLPESMGDICSEFVARHGNAIASKLVQAIKPNQVCPVLRLCPSKGLVEVEETVPKAHRPETRIDKPSCPFCKMAVKKLYNIINNDKTEKNIEAKLDKLCNYLPNSMTDQCKDLVKGYSKEIIDLVLADLTPDEVCTYLEFCDAKQNLIQTSISSLNQVDELFTNEVLGSVESVEKLRVNPKFLDDVCEWAVEAVLKRVGTDKNKQRVENEVHHVCGHLSKGVSRECNKLVNKYGDRLIDFILEDFGPSAACAAVGLRSLPEDLVASYPVFAGNSEKSRLGLNFLEDVCEEVVKVVDKQVGTNRNKQRVENAVNGVCNDVPELLFGDCNKLVNEYGDKLINSILSSTIPSIACSAIGLFDFPEDLIPAYKASATECAVCKSLISAIEELLADEHVDNGIKHVVAKACKYVPGKYGKKCVSLVNSYGQSIINLIEAHNDTKKICSRISLCTARDYSMVSLENSRRKRSYEKDPTKRCTWGPAYWCSTNATAVECKAVEHCRENVWRADFAPPKNNA
- the Sap-r gene encoding prosaposin isoform X2, translating into MRALIVLCAILAVSTAQVVVNDVVPSPILGRNRCTWGPSFWCANIQNSAKCNTTKACINISWKNMQVPEDNDSVCKVCKDMVQQARDQLRSNETEQDLKNVFEGSCKLIHVQPIVKECITIVDQYIPELVETVASQMNPSVVCTVAGLCNSAHIDKLLAENGQSTSKNYELKAVSLAKDELEPDECSKCFTVATHMEIKFNATPRNELLQQLLNLCSDLGTFSDACAAVTLTYFDTIQGHLKENFKAKNICHLSGQCSGKFHVHEDADTGLNVQIEPLSTVGVVDMNDDLPCKLCEQLVGHLRDLLVANTTETEFEQVLDGLCKQTKSFVNECTSIVDEYYPQIYEYLTKGLNGNAVCKMAGLCPAPGKRLQDQQIRPLLPSNIAETGMRLFQEAKKNLENEKHKDSSQSEVEAMQLPIERLVPFPLSEDGIGVRGKESCALCEYVLHYIQDAVTNPTAEDKVKQVLEKVCKKLPESIEGECSEFIDSYGDAIIALLVQEIDPSQVCPMLHLCPSQRLMQLWESVPTKYMLESKEEKPSCPLCLLAVTQVYDVIKNNKTEANIQAELDKLCTHLPRSLKDQCINLVDDYSKQIIELLLADLKPSEVCAFLKLCDATQNPGPSKIFNTKADEEILTNEIPNSIEHVKESRVNPKFLDDVCEWAVEAVLKRVGTDKNKQRVENEVHHVCGHLSKGVSRECNKLVNKYGDRLIDFILEDFGPSAACAAVGLRSLPEALVASDQEKSEESRISLNPLEDVCEEALKLVLKRVGTSKNKQRIENEVHHVCGHLPKGVSRACNNLVNKYGDRLIDFILEDFGPSAACAAVGLRSLPEALVASDQEKSEESRISLNPLEDVCEEALKLVLKRVGTSKNKQRIENEVHHVCGHLPKGVSRECNKLVNKYGDRLIDFVLQDVAPATACLIVGLRDLPEDSVPLEQASETECSLCEYALHYVQVVAPDHITKDEATKAIGNVCSKLPESMGDICSEFVARHGNAIASKLVQAIKPNQVCPVLRLCPSKGLVEVEETVPKAHRPETRIDKPSCPFCKMAVKKLYNIINNDKTEKNIEAKLDKLCNYLPNSMTDQCKDLVKGYSKEIIDLVLADLTPDEVCTYLEFCDAKQNLIQTSISSLNQVDELFTNEVLGSVESVEKLRVNPKFLDDVCEWAVEAVLKRVGTDKNKQRVENEVHHVCGHLSKGVSRECNKLVNKYGDRLIDFILEDFGPSAACAAVGLRSLPEDLVASYPGNSEKSRLGLNFLEDVCEEVVKVVDKQVGTNRNKQRVENAVNGVCNDVPELLFGDCNKLVNEYGDKLINSILSSTIPSIACSAIGLFDFPEDLIPAYKASATECAVCKSLISAIEELLADEHVDNGIKHVVAKACKYVPGKYGKKCVSLVNSYGQSIINLIEAHNDTKKICSRISLCTARDYSMVSLENSRRKRSYEKDPTKRCTWGPAYWCSTNATAVECKAVEHCRENVWRADFAPPKNNA